ATCGGTGAAGATATTTTCACTCCTGATATCCCTGGTGATGCTTTACGCTCACTATCTGACCCAGCTAAATATAACCATCCTGATCATTTGAGCAAAAAATATACAGGAACTGGAGATAATGGTGGCGTTCACACCAATAGCGGTATCAATAATAAAGCAGCCTACCTTATTTCTGAAGGTGGCACGCATTATGGAGTTACCGTTGAAGGAGTAGGACGTGAAGCAACTGAAAAAATTTACTATCGTGCATTAACTGTTTATTTAACTTCAACTTCTACCTTTGCTCAAATGCGTCAGGCAGCAATCAACGCAGCAACAGATTTGTTCGGTGCTGATTCCGCTGAAGTAGAAGCAGTAAAAGATGCTTACAAAGCGGTTGGTATCAACTAAGCTATTATTTTCTTTCTCTGAAACGACATATACCAAAAACCTCGACCAAATGATTGCGGTCGAGGTTTTTTGAGTGTGTCGAGCTACATGAAAAGTTTTAGAGAGGATAAAGTTGACCTTCTTCTTAACTCTTTACACTAGACATACAAATAAATGACGGAATAAAAGGGAGGGAACGGGATGGCTTTCATAGAGGTAGAAGAGGGTGTACACATCTACGTGGAGGATTTGTATCCAGAGGGCGATAAAACAGTGGTGTTTATTCATGGATGGCCAGTGAATCATCAGATGTATGAATATCAGACCACTTGGTTGCCAAGCTATGGATACCGTTGTGTCGGAGTGGATCTGCGCGGATTTGGTGATTCGGATCGTCCTTGGCAAGGATACTGTTATGATCGACTAGCAGACGACATTCACGTCATAATTGAGACGCTTTGTTTGGAAAATGTTACGTTGGTCGGACATTCGATGGGAGGAGCTATTTCCATTCGATATATGGCCCGACATAAAGGATACCAGGTGGGAAAATTGGCTTTGTTAGCAGCAGCAGCACCATCGTTTGTTCAACGAAAGGATTATCCGTATGGAATGACGAAACGGCAAGTAGATGAATTAATCCATAAGACGTACACAGACCGACCAGCTATGATGCGTGACTTTGGAAATATCTTTTTCCACCTTCCTGTTAGTGAAGAGCTTCGTTTATGGTTTTGGGGGCTTGGTATGGCAGCTTCTAACCATGCTACAGCCATGACAGCAATGTCGTTGCGAGATGAGGATTTACGTTCCGACTTAGCTCAGATACATGTACCTACGGGAATTTTTCATGGAAAACATGATATGGTATGCCCATTTGAATTTGCTTTGGTGATGCATCAAGGAATATACGGATCGCAATTGTTTCCGTTTGAGCAGAGTGGGCATGGGGTATTTTATGAGGAATTAGCTCTTTTTCAACACAGATTTTTATCTTTTTTAGAGTCCTAACATTTTTTATAGATTGAGTAGAGAGAACGAATGTATTAAAATGTATATCGTTGAATAATTATTTGTTTGTATGCAATATGACAAACTTCTGAGGAGACTTATGCAGACAGTTAAAAAAGACAACTATTTTCATATAACTACATCTAAGCAGCTTATGCGTTTTCTGATCCCATCTATCATCGGGGTGTTATTATTTATTACCCCGGTTTCTATGGGTGGACAAGTTACTATTCCAATAGCATTATTGTCCCGATTGTTGCAGGAGCAATTCGCTAATATTCTACCGCAGCTCGTAACAATCTTTATTAGTATTACAGCTCTATTGAGTTTGTGGGCCAAGCTATTTCGCCCAGCGGCTCTGACTACCAAAACCTCTTTCTGGACGACCTTATGCCGGGTTTCGCCTTTTTGGCTGGTAATGCGGGTGGTTGGAATGCTTTTGGCTATTTGCACATTGTTCCAAATAGGCCCAGAATGGATTTGGTCTGAAAGTACTGGTGGTATGCTTTTATACAATTTGTTGCCGTTACTATTTACCGTTTTTTTATTCGCTGGTCTATTCATGCCTCTTTTAATGAATTTTGGGCTATTAGAATTTTGCGGTACGTTATGTATAAAAGTAATGCGTCCTTTATTCAAACTGCCGGGGCGATCCTCTGTCAATTGCATTACATCTTGGCTTGGGGACGGGACGATCGGCGTATTGCTTACTAGCAAGCAATATGAGCAGGGGTTTTACACGAAGCGTGAGGCTGCGGTTATTAGTACGACATTTTCGGCTGTATCTATTACGTTTTGCTTTGTTGTGCTGTCCCAAGTAAATCTTGCGCATATGTTTGTACCGTTTTATCTGACTGTTACTTTTGCAGGGCTGATTTCGGCTATTATTATGCCGCGTATACCGCCATTATCACGTAAAGCAGATACGTACCATGAAGGTGTAATTCCACATCAGGAGGATGGAGAAAACGAACTATCGTTAGTAAAAAAAGGATTGAAACTAGCGGTGGCGAGGGCGGGGCAAAATAAAAGCATGTTTGCTTTTCTGCGAGAAGGCTCACACAATGTATTGGATCTGTGGCTTGGTGTTACGCCAATCATTATGGCAGTCGGAACCGTTGCGCTGATCATTGCGGATCAAACTCCTATTTTTGCTTGGCTAGGCTTGCCGTTTACTCCTTTGCTAGAGTTATTACAAATACCTGAAGCACAAGCGGCTTCGCAAACATTAGTTGCTGGTTTTGCTGATATGTTCTTGCCAACTGTACTTGCCAGCGGGATTCAGAGTGAGTTGACTAGATTTGTCATTGCTTGTATTTCAGTTACTCAGCTAATCTATATGTCTGAAGTAGGTGGCCTGTTATTAGGCTCCAGATTGCCTGTTACGATCAAAGATCTTCTACTGATTTTTCTATTACGGACCTTAATTACATTACCAATTATAGCTGGTATAGCACATTTGTTGTTTTAAATTATGATAAGTTAGCGATGGTTCCATAAGAATCATCGCTTTTTTACTGCTCCTTGTTGAGAATTTGATATAATACCAAATAGACTTGCTATTTAGATAGAAAGGATAAAGCATATGAACAATACGGCTAAAGGAGCCAATCATTTTATAAAAGCAGCAGCTATCCTGGCGATTGCAGGATTAATTTCTAAGGTTCTAGGCGCAGCTTATAAAATTCCTTATCAAAACATTACAGGAGATATCGGTATGCATGTGTACGGTACCGTGTATCCGCTCTACACCACCTTAATTGCCTTGGCTACAGCTGGGTTCCCTCTAGCTATTTCCAAAATGATTGCAGATCGTCATGCAGTGGGAGATAGCAAGGGTGTACAACAAATCTTTCGAATTTCATCGTTTACATTGGGGATATTAGGCGTTGTTTTCTTTTTACTAACCTTTATCACTGCACCAATGATTGCGAATTTGATCGGCGACCCTAATTTGACCAATCCGCTTCGAGCTATTTCAGTCTCACTAGTACTGGTACCACTAATAGCCAACACACGCGGATATTTCCAAGGTCATCAAAACATGCTTCCGACGGCTGTATCACAGGTGACAGAGCAATTCTTCCGGGTAATTATTATCATTGTGGGAGCTTATTTTGTGATGAAGCTCTATGGTGATCCTTATTTTGCTGGTACGATTGCCGTGTTTGCAGCAACCCCAGGAGCCATTATTGCTCTGTTGGTATTAGGCTATTTCTATCGAAAACAAAAACGAGAATTAATTGCTCTGCCAAATCAAGCGGGAGAACAGGCGGTAAGCCTATCAGATGGAGCGGTTTTTAAACGGATTATCACGTATGCGATTCCGATCTGTTTAGCTTCACTGGTGTTGCCGTTAATACCACTTGCCGATAGCTTTACCATAATTAATATGTTGGTGTACAAAGGAATAGATAACGAGGCGGCCATCTTATTAAAAGGTGCTTTTGACCGTTCTCAGCCTTTATTGCAGTTTGGAACATTCTTTGCTACATCTCTATCGCTTGCCATTGTTCCATCGATAAGTGAAGCCATTGTCCGAAAACAAGATGATCTTATTCACTATCGTACACAAACAGCGATTCGGTTGACCTTCCTCTTGGGAGCGGCTGCTACAATAGGATTGGCTATCTTAGCAAAACCAATTAATATCATGTTATTTGGAGACGAAAATGGAACGCTGGCACTTGCCATCAATGCTTTCGCTATTCTTTTCTCAACACTTGGTATAGTATCCTCAGGTATCTTGCAAGGGATGGGGAAAGTGAACCTGCCACCTAAGTATTTATTAATTGGGGTACTTGTAAAATTTGCAGCGAACTTGATTTTATTGCCTCTTCTTGGCATTGCAGGTGCAGCGATCGGCACAGTGCTTGCTTACCTAGTATCAACGGTTTTAAACCTACGAGCCATTGGACGACTAACACAGGTGACTCAGCAGGACAAACAGAAATATGGTCGCTCGGTGCTGGCTGTAGTGATGATGGGGATCATTGTAGCTGTTGTTGCCTTTGGACTGATGGCGGTATTACCTGCTGCAATTGGGAAGGGGCGTCTGTTATATACCATTGTCTCTCTTGCTTCTGTAGGATTAGGAGTTCTTGTGTATGGAATTTCACTGATAAAGTTTGGCGGGGTTACTAGAGACGATATTCAATTCCTACCCAAGTCAGGTAAGATTTTGGCTTTATTGCAGAAGATGAGATTGCTAGAGAAAAAGTAGTAAATAGCTAAAAACTAGATAAATAAAAAACCAGCAAAGACCAATTCCTTGCTGGTTTTTTTGTGACAGTAGAGATGTAGCTTCCAACAATAACTCAAAAAAGCGAAGATAGGAGTTAGATCCTATTTCCGCTTGAACTACCTTCTATTTTGCTAGTAGATCAGCAAATGCTTTAGCATAGGCAGGTAGGTCGGGTGGTCGACGCGAGCCTACGATGTGTCCATCTACAACTACCTCTTCATCAACCCAAATCGCTCCGGCATTTTCAATATCATCCTTAATCCCTGGTGTAGAAGTCGTAGTTACACCTTTGAGAATTTTGGCCGAGATTAGTACCCATCCCGCATGGCAAATGTGACCAATTGGCTTTTTGGCCTGATCCATCTGTTGGATGAAGGAAATAATTTCTGGATAACGACGCAATTTATCTGGTGCCCATCCTCCTGGCACAAGTACAGCATCATAGTCTGATGCCTTCACCTCGGAGATTGATTTATCGGAGGTGCAAGGAACACCGTATTTACCCATATATGTTTTATTCGCTTCTGGTCCTACCAAATGAACAGTAGCCCCTTCTTCACGCAATCGATAAACTGGATACCATAGTTCCAAGTCTTCAAATTCATCTTCCACATAACATACTACTTGTTTACCCTGTAAGCGCATGATTGCCCTCCTTGTATTTCCTACATCATTACCTTTCCTATTGTAACCGTTTCTGGTCGATGAGACTCGTTTTAATGTGCTCTTGCCTTACGTGATGTCAAAGATAAATCATCGTTCTAATCTTTTTAAACAAGTCGTATAAATCTGGATAAGGAAAGCCCCAGCTAGTGACAAAAGAAAGGATGAAAAGATGCTTTACACGGAATTTATTGTGGATGTGATTTTACTTGGAACTGTGATTTTTGTAGTAGGAGCATTTTTTATCATAACGAGTGACCAGAAAAGAGAAAAACAGAAAAAGAAACATCAACAATAACCAACAACCAACACTCTTTTCACAGCACCATTTTATTTGTCTATGTTCGAATAAAATGCGATCAGTTACTAATCTAATGGTCTTTTAAATTCGAACAGCACATGTTCTTGGCGTATAACGAGAAGATGTGCTATTTATATTTCGAAAATAACTGGAAATGACGTGGGGTTTGATGAAACCTTTTTCATATAGCAGTAGGCTTTTTTAGCTATCAATTATATTAGATTGTTTTTCTGATGGAGATGGTTTTTGGCTTAACAAGAAAACCATGATGAGAACAGATAGAGTTCCTACAGATTGGAAAAATCCAAACGGTACATGTAAAAACAGGACGGACGTAATAATAGCTGCCAGCGGCTCTGTACAACCTAGCAAACTTGTTTCTTTTGGAGTAATATATCTAATACTTTCAAGATAGAGATAGAACGCAATTAAGGTACCAAAAATAACTACGAATCCAATTAATAAAAAGGCTTCTAATGTTACATTCTCAATACGAGCTAGCAATACGAATTTTTTTGTGGAGATAAAGTGTAAGATTGTTAATCCAATTCCCCCGATAATCATGCCCCAGCCAACCACTATAGAGGAGGCCCATTTTTCCAATAAGCCCTTTGAATAAAGTGTATAGAACGCCAAAGACAAACCAGATAAAATGCCCCATATGATTGCTGGCTTCGATACTGTTAAATTATCTGTTGATCCATTTGTAAGTAATAAAAAGGTTCCTAATAAGGCTAACAAAATAGAAACAGCATCTTTTTTGGTTGGAATATTTTTACATTTTATAATAAGATAGAAAGTAATAAAAATAGGTGCTAAGTACTGTAATAAAGTTGCTACAGCGGCATTTCCTTCGTTAATCGAGGCAAAATATGTGTACTGAACTCCTAGCATGCCTAATACTCCGAACAAAAGAATTTTTATTGATTCGTTTTTTTGCTTCCAAATCCCAAATATTTGATATCTATTTGGACTACATGATGACAGAAGCAACAAGATCATGCCTGAAATCAATAGTCGGACCGTAACTAGCCACTCTGTAGAAATGTTTACTTGTTGGAAAAGCTGTTGAGCAACGGTACCTGATATTCCCCATAAACCAGCACCTGTAACTACCATTATCATTCCTTTCATTCGATTCCTAGCTACTACTTTCAAGTGAAAACCTCCTTTTTACAAAAAATCCAAAAAACTACAAATATATAATGAAATATATCATGAGTGATGTTAAAATAAAATGGGTTAAAAAGATTATAAATATTTTAAATTTTTTACAGATAGGTTTCGTATATATAGGTAGCTGATCATTTCAATTTAGCTGTAAAGGAGGAATTGATGTGTTATCTGAGCTAAAAGTAGTACCAATTAGTCAAGTATTTTTACATGAAGAATACGAAGTAGAAAGGTTAGAAAAACTTTGCAGCAAAATTAAAAATGAGCAAAAAGTAAAAAATCCTCCTATCGCTTTGCAACTTGAACATGACAAATATTTGATTCTTGATGGAGCTCATCGCACATTATCTTTACAAAAATTAAATTGCAAACGAATTGTGATACAGGTGGTTGATTTGGAATACCTCTCCATAGAAGCTTGGGCTCATCACATTTTAGATGCGGATAATCTCATTGAGGAATTACTACAGAACCCAGATTTATTGTGGAGAAAGGAAAAATATGCTGTAGATCCGATTGCGACCCTTTTCGTTAGGAATGAGAAGCACTATGTATACACTGCTTCAGATTTTCACATAGATGTAAAAAAGAGGATTAAGATTTGGAAGGAGATCGTTAATTCTTATTCCAGTAAATATAAATTTGATCGTATAACAGCAGGGCAATCGCCTGTTGATAGAGGCATTATTTTTCAATATCCTGCTTTTCATATTGATCAAATTAAAAATATAGTGGATGAAAACCTCCTTTTACCAGCAGGTGTAACAAAATTTACCCTTACTTGTGGGCGGATTTTGAATTTAAACATTCCGCTCAGTTTTTTAATTCGAGAAGATTACGTAGAAGAGGATTGGTTCGAATTGCTGGAATTATGGAGGACTTCTATAAGGCTTTATACTGACCCAGTTTTTTTGTGTGAAATTTAAGAGAGGGAAATGTAAAAAAAGAGGAGGGGACTTTAGGTGGAGACCAAAAAGGCAAAAGCTCATCTATTACTGACAGAGGGAAGTTTTCACGCTGTCTATTTAATTAGGGATTGGTATGAAAGCTTTAAAGATACAACTTCATTCAAGGGCATTGTTATTAGAGACACGCAAGATACCAGCGGGCAAAAGGTACAATTTCACAGTACCTACTCTGGTAAAAAGCAACTCACAGAGAGTGAATACAATGAGCTTCTTTTGTTATATGGAACCATCAGTGAAGCAGAAAAAAGCATGATGACATTATACGGAATCCCCTCCTATCCCGCTGAGGTCATTCCACATGTCCATTATAGTGGACCCAATTTGAATCATGCTGATATGGAAGTGTTCATAGCTAATTTGGCCAAAAAGTATGATCTCACTGTATACATTTTTTTGGATCAAATTTTAAAACCTTGGTGGATTGAGTATACAGATGGCAACATTATTAATGCCCATTCGGCCGTTCTCCCCTATGCGAGAGGAATGTATGCCATCGAAAATATGGCTGTAAAAGGTAATGAGAAAGACTTTCAAAGAGCTACTGGAGCTTCCATACATTATGTGGA
This is a stretch of genomic DNA from Brevibacillus laterosporus DSM 25. It encodes these proteins:
- a CDS encoding alpha/beta fold hydrolase — its product is MAFIEVEEGVHIYVEDLYPEGDKTVVFIHGWPVNHQMYEYQTTWLPSYGYRCVGVDLRGFGDSDRPWQGYCYDRLADDIHVIIETLCLENVTLVGHSMGGAISIRYMARHKGYQVGKLALLAAAAPSFVQRKDYPYGMTKRQVDELIHKTYTDRPAMMRDFGNIFFHLPVSEELRLWFWGLGMAASNHATAMTAMSLRDEDLRSDLAQIHVPTGIFHGKHDMVCPFEFALVMHQGIYGSQLFPFEQSGHGVFYEELALFQHRFLSFLES
- a CDS encoding YjiH family protein produces the protein MQTVKKDNYFHITTSKQLMRFLIPSIIGVLLFITPVSMGGQVTIPIALLSRLLQEQFANILPQLVTIFISITALLSLWAKLFRPAALTTKTSFWTTLCRVSPFWLVMRVVGMLLAICTLFQIGPEWIWSESTGGMLLYNLLPLLFTVFLFAGLFMPLLMNFGLLEFCGTLCIKVMRPLFKLPGRSSVNCITSWLGDGTIGVLLTSKQYEQGFYTKREAAVISTTFSAVSITFCFVVLSQVNLAHMFVPFYLTVTFAGLISAIIMPRIPPLSRKADTYHEGVIPHQEDGENELSLVKKGLKLAVARAGQNKSMFAFLREGSHNVLDLWLGVTPIIMAVGTVALIIADQTPIFAWLGLPFTPLLELLQIPEAQAASQTLVAGFADMFLPTVLASGIQSELTRFVIACISVTQLIYMSEVGGLLLGSRLPVTIKDLLLIFLLRTLITLPIIAGIAHLLF
- a CDS encoding putative polysaccharide biosynthesis protein encodes the protein MNNTAKGANHFIKAAAILAIAGLISKVLGAAYKIPYQNITGDIGMHVYGTVYPLYTTLIALATAGFPLAISKMIADRHAVGDSKGVQQIFRISSFTLGILGVVFFLLTFITAPMIANLIGDPNLTNPLRAISVSLVLVPLIANTRGYFQGHQNMLPTAVSQVTEQFFRVIIIIVGAYFVMKLYGDPYFAGTIAVFAATPGAIIALLVLGYFYRKQKRELIALPNQAGEQAVSLSDGAVFKRIITYAIPICLASLVLPLIPLADSFTIINMLVYKGIDNEAAILLKGAFDRSQPLLQFGTFFATSLSLAIVPSISEAIVRKQDDLIHYRTQTAIRLTFLLGAAATIGLAILAKPINIMLFGDENGTLALAINAFAILFSTLGIVSSGILQGMGKVNLPPKYLLIGVLVKFAANLILLPLLGIAGAAIGTVLAYLVSTVLNLRAIGRLTQVTQQDKQKYGRSVLAVVMMGIIVAVVAFGLMAVLPAAIGKGRLLYTIVSLASVGLGVLVYGISLIKFGGVTRDDIQFLPKSGKILALLQKMRLLEKK
- a CDS encoding type 1 glutamine amidotransferase domain-containing protein, which encodes MRLQGKQVVCYVEDEFEDLELWYPVYRLREEGATVHLVGPEANKTYMGKYGVPCTSDKSISEVKASDYDAVLVPGGWAPDKLRRYPEIISFIQQMDQAKKPIGHICHAGWVLISAKILKGVTTTSTPGIKDDIENAGAIWVDEEVVVDGHIVGSRRPPDLPAYAKAFADLLAK
- a CDS encoding DMT family transporter — its product is MKGMIMVVTGAGLWGISGTVAQQLFQQVNISTEWLVTVRLLISGMILLLLSSCSPNRYQIFGIWKQKNESIKILLFGVLGMLGVQYTYFASINEGNAAVATLLQYLAPIFITFYLIIKCKNIPTKKDAVSILLALLGTFLLLTNGSTDNLTVSKPAIIWGILSGLSLAFYTLYSKGLLEKWASSIVVGWGMIIGGIGLTILHFISTKKFVLLARIENVTLEAFLLIGFVVIFGTLIAFYLYLESIRYITPKETSLLGCTEPLAAIITSVLFLHVPFGFFQSVGTLSVLIMVFLLSQKPSPSEKQSNIIDS
- a CDS encoding ParB N-terminal domain-containing protein — protein: MLSELKVVPISQVFLHEEYEVERLEKLCSKIKNEQKVKNPPIALQLEHDKYLILDGAHRTLSLQKLNCKRIVIQVVDLEYLSIEAWAHHILDADNLIEELLQNPDLLWRKEKYAVDPIATLFVRNEKHYVYTASDFHIDVKKRIKIWKEIVNSYSSKYKFDRITAGQSPVDRGIIFQYPAFHIDQIKNIVDENLLLPAGVTKFTLTCGRILNLNIPLSFLIREDYVEEDWFELLELWRTSIRLYTDPVFLCEI
- a CDS encoding formyltransferase family protein, which produces METKKAKAHLLLTEGSFHAVYLIRDWYESFKDTTSFKGIVIRDTQDTSGQKVQFHSTYSGKKQLTESEYNELLLLYGTISEAEKSMMTLYGIPSYPAEVIPHVHYSGPNLNHADMEVFIANLAKKYDLTVYIFLDQILKPWWIEYTDGNIINAHSAVLPYARGMYAIENMAVKGNEKDFQRATGASIHYVDNGIDTGPIIRAVRIKEPFRYESIWEVKATCYQLAFELLVNQARVEFENPDLQYVGIKCDVSSLGENFLSKNFDEDKKKIAQEQFLSMKKSQMSFKKAWEART